A stretch of the Thiocystis violascens DSM 198 genome encodes the following:
- a CDS encoding NAD-dependent epimerase: MKVLVTGSAGFIGSALSLRLLERGDEVIGIDNLNDYYDVGLKEARLARTLNYAGYRDLRADIEDGERLSEIFASFRPERVVNLAAQAGVRYSIDNPMAYVRTNLVGFANILEACRHHGVEHLVYASSSSVYGANTEMPFSVHHNVDHPLSLYAASKKANELMAHTYSHLYRIPTTGLRFFTVYGPWGRPDMALFKFTRAILAGEPIQVFNYGKHRRDFTFIDDIVEGVIRVLDRVPAGNPDWSGAEPDAATSQAPYRLYNIGNNQPVELMEYIGCLEDCLGKKAEMEMLPLQPGDVPDTFADVSDLVRETGYMPSTPVAEGVARFVEWYRGFYRV, encoded by the coding sequence ATGAAAGTCCTGGTCACCGGCAGCGCCGGTTTTATTGGATCGGCCCTGTCGCTACGTCTTTTGGAACGGGGCGACGAGGTGATCGGCATCGATAACCTCAACGACTACTACGATGTCGGGCTCAAGGAGGCGCGGCTTGCCCGCACCCTGAACTACGCGGGTTATCGGGATCTGCGAGCCGATATCGAGGATGGCGAGCGTCTAAGCGAGATCTTCGCCAGCTTCCGTCCGGAGCGGGTCGTCAACCTGGCGGCGCAGGCCGGGGTGCGGTATTCCATCGACAATCCGATGGCCTATGTGCGGACCAATCTGGTCGGTTTCGCGAACATTCTGGAAGCCTGCCGCCATCACGGCGTCGAGCATCTGGTCTACGCCTCCAGCAGCTCGGTCTATGGGGCCAATACCGAGATGCCCTTCTCGGTCCACCACAATGTCGATCATCCACTGAGCCTCTATGCCGCCAGCAAGAAGGCCAACGAGCTGATGGCCCATACCTACAGTCATCTGTACCGGATTCCGACCACCGGTTTGCGGTTCTTCACCGTCTATGGCCCCTGGGGGCGTCCCGACATGGCGCTCTTCAAGTTTACCCGCGCGATCCTCGCCGGCGAGCCGATCCAGGTCTTCAATTACGGCAAGCACCGGCGCGACTTCACCTTTATCGACGATATCGTCGAGGGCGTCATCCGCGTACTCGACCGCGTGCCCGCAGGCAATCCCGACTGGTCTGGCGCCGAGCCCGACGCGGCGACCAGTCAGGCGCCTTATCGGCTCTATAACATCGGCAACAACCAGCCGGTCGAACTGATGGAATACATCGGCTGCCTGGAAGACTGTCTCGGGAAAAAGGCTGAGATGGAGATGCTGCCGCTCCAGCCCGGCGATGTGCCCGACACCTTCGCCGATGTCAGCGATCTGGTTCGGGAGACCGGCTACATGCCAAGCACCCCCGTTGCCGAGGGCGTCGCGCGGTTCGTCGAGTGGTATCGGGGGTTCTACCGGGTTTGA
- a CDS encoding FGGY-family carbohydrate kinase, protein MRNTSSASFIGLDLGTSGCRAVVLNDSGTECASARIAMPPPLRLANGGVEQDPELWWQAARTVLKTLGETLCDHPPAAICVDATSATLLIVTPDGRPLGPALMYNDRRAVAAAARIERVAPADSPARGPGSSLAKLIALREGMVGTTRRLALHQADWIIGRLTGKFGHSDWNNALKLGYDAEHLCWPDWVRDLLPAGTVLPRVVAPGTPLGRIAPEVASEFGFPTTTQILAGTTDSTAAVIAAGAQHPGDAVTSLGSTLVVKIVAERPVSASQFGVYSHRFGEHWLVGGASNSGGSVLRQFFGDDEIADLSRVIDPDTPSGLNYYPLPGTGERFPRHEPGLESRLQTRPSDPVRFLHGLLEGIAAIEAEGYARLAELGAPRPTRVITVGGGAANPTWTRLRARMLGVEVIPAEHREAAFGAAWLALQAFDGSSL, encoded by the coding sequence ATGCGCAACACTTCGTCAGCGTCCTTCATCGGACTCGACCTCGGCACCTCCGGCTGCCGGGCGGTGGTGCTCAATGACTCGGGTACCGAATGCGCCAGTGCGCGGATCGCCATGCCCCCGCCCTTGCGACTCGCGAACGGTGGCGTCGAACAGGATCCGGAACTGTGGTGGCAGGCGGCGCGCACCGTCCTCAAGACGCTTGGGGAGACGCTGTGCGATCATCCACCGGCCGCAATTTGCGTGGACGCGACCTCGGCGACCCTGCTGATCGTCACCCCCGACGGTCGGCCGCTTGGACCGGCGCTCATGTATAACGACCGGCGCGCGGTCGCGGCGGCGGCGCGGATCGAGCGCGTCGCGCCGGCGGACAGTCCGGCGCGCGGCCCCGGCTCCAGTCTGGCCAAATTGATCGCATTGCGCGAAGGAATGGTCGGAACAACGCGCAGGCTCGCGCTCCATCAGGCGGATTGGATCATCGGGCGTTTGACAGGCAAGTTTGGCCACAGCGATTGGAACAACGCGCTGAAGCTGGGGTATGACGCCGAGCATCTGTGCTGGCCCGACTGGGTGCGCGACCTGCTCCCGGCCGGAACCGTTCTGCCGCGGGTGGTCGCGCCCGGTACGCCGCTCGGTCGCATCGCCCCGGAGGTCGCCAGCGAATTCGGTTTCCCGACAACCACCCAGATCTTAGCCGGAACCACCGACAGTACCGCGGCGGTGATTGCCGCCGGTGCTCAGCATCCGGGCGACGCGGTGACCTCGCTCGGCAGCACGCTGGTCGTTAAGATCGTCGCCGAACGGCCGGTGAGCGCCAGCCAGTTCGGCGTTTACAGCCACCGCTTCGGTGAGCATTGGCTGGTCGGCGGGGCCTCCAACAGCGGTGGCTCGGTTCTTCGCCAATTTTTCGGCGACGACGAGATCGCCGACCTGAGCCGCGTCATCGATCCGGACACCCCGTCGGGTCTGAATTACTATCCGCTTCCCGGCACTGGTGAGCGATTTCCTCGCCACGAACCCGGCCTTGAATCACGTTTGCAAACTCGTCCATCCGACCCAGTCCGCTTTCTGCACGGACTGCTGGAAGGCATCGCGGCCATCGAGGCGGAGGGTTACGCGCGTCTGGCCGAACTGGGGGCACCGCGTCCGACTCGCGTCATCACCGTGGGCGGCGGCGCCGCGAATCCGACCTGGACACGCCTGAGAGCGCGCATGCTGGGGGTAGAGGTGATACCAGCCGAGCATCGCGAGGCCGCGTTCGGAGCCGCCTGGCTTGCGCTTCAGGCATTTGACGGATCATCGCTTTAG
- a CDS encoding LbtU family siderophore porin, translating into MRVRTLSALIALALASQTPALAETVEARLERLEAQNRAQEAALKRQEATIAEQQARMEGTPSRVKKLEEDLEQKRAGAEGEAGAWYRNIEVAGLIEVEAGYVSPYEGDSESDVVLATFELGITSQINDWVEAGASLLYEQDETDLEVDVAYITLANLDVTPVFLTAGQIYVPFGAYETNLVSDPLTLEIGETRETAVQLGFVQGDFSGSAYLFNGDNKVNGKNQVGSWGANLGYAQEQDDRAWSFGLGYINDLGDSDTLQDATNDNRVAAFEAVIEGGADPGAFSVDPTDRTGGWTLNASATFGQFNVIGEYLAATDTFDSDSLSFKDKGAKPSAWNIEAGFAFPVMGRESVAAVAWQGTREALALELPKERWSVGWSIEIFDRTSLAFEWAHEIDYGASDGGTGNSGDSLVAQLAVEF; encoded by the coding sequence ATGAGAGTACGTACATTATCGGCCCTGATCGCCTTGGCCCTGGCGAGCCAAACTCCGGCTTTGGCGGAAACCGTCGAAGCGCGGCTGGAGCGACTGGAGGCCCAGAACCGTGCTCAGGAGGCCGCGCTCAAGCGGCAGGAGGCGACCATCGCCGAACAGCAGGCGCGGATGGAAGGCACTCCGAGTCGCGTCAAAAAACTGGAAGAAGACCTCGAACAGAAACGCGCCGGGGCGGAGGGCGAGGCCGGCGCCTGGTATCGCAACATCGAGGTCGCTGGCCTGATCGAGGTCGAGGCGGGTTATGTTTCGCCCTACGAGGGCGACAGCGAGAGCGACGTCGTCCTCGCGACCTTCGAACTGGGCATCACCTCCCAAATCAACGATTGGGTGGAAGCTGGCGCATCGCTTCTCTACGAGCAGGACGAAACCGATCTGGAGGTGGATGTCGCCTACATCACCCTCGCCAATTTGGATGTGACACCGGTTTTTCTGACCGCCGGTCAGATCTATGTTCCCTTCGGCGCCTACGAAACCAATCTGGTCTCCGATCCGCTCACCCTGGAGATCGGCGAAACGCGCGAGACCGCTGTTCAGTTGGGATTCGTGCAGGGCGATTTTTCGGGCAGTGCCTATCTGTTCAATGGCGACAACAAGGTCAACGGCAAGAACCAAGTCGGCAGTTGGGGCGCCAACCTTGGCTATGCCCAAGAACAGGATGACCGCGCCTGGTCCTTCGGTCTCGGCTACATCAACGACCTGGGCGATTCCGACACGCTCCAGGATGCGACCAACGACAACCGTGTCGCGGCCTTCGAGGCGGTCATCGAAGGTGGCGCCGATCCCGGCGCGTTCAGCGTCGACCCCACGGACCGCACCGGCGGTTGGACGCTCAATGCGAGCGCGACCTTCGGGCAATTCAATGTCATCGGGGAGTATCTCGCGGCCACCGATACCTTCGATAGCGACAGTCTGAGTTTTAAGGACAAGGGCGCCAAGCCGTCGGCCTGGAACATCGAGGCTGGTTTTGCCTTCCCGGTCATGGGCCGGGAGTCGGTCGCCGCCGTCGCCTGGCAGGGCACCCGCGAGGCGCTCGCGCTCGAACTGCCGAAGGAACGCTGGTCGGTCGGCTGGTCGATCGAGATTTTCGACCGGACCTCGCTCGCGTTCGAGTGGGCGCACGAGATCGATTACGGCGCCTCGGATGGTGGAACCGGCAACTCTGGCGACAGCCTGGTCGCACAATTGGCGGTGGAATTCTAG
- a CDS encoding ATP-binding cassette domain-containing protein, producing the protein MTLARGEILLRVSGLTAGYARPVIGPLSFEVRAGEVLGLWGRNGTGKSTILKAIGHAARVFAGRIEAAPGLTLAYLEQQPTRFPRMPVTGHELLRSARAARTDAPLALAAILHRRLDRLSGGQYQLLWVWSALATAADLVLLDEPTNNLDPDAEARLVDLIVRPGDGRAVLLVSHERRFLESACSRIVAVSADRESGCSS; encoded by the coding sequence GTGACGCTCGCGCGCGGCGAGATCCTGCTGCGGGTCAGCGGGTTGACCGCCGGCTATGCGCGACCCGTGATCGGGCCGCTGTCCTTCGAGGTGCGCGCTGGCGAGGTGCTTGGTCTCTGGGGCCGGAACGGAACCGGGAAATCGACCATCCTCAAGGCCATCGGCCATGCCGCGCGCGTCTTCGCGGGTCGGATCGAGGCAGCGCCCGGCTTGACGCTGGCCTATCTGGAACAGCAACCGACGCGGTTTCCGCGCATGCCCGTGACGGGTCATGAACTGCTGCGTTCGGCGCGGGCGGCGCGAACCGATGCGCCGCTCGCGCTGGCGGCTATCCTGCACCGCCGGCTCGACCGACTGAGCGGCGGCCAGTATCAGTTGCTCTGGGTCTGGTCCGCGCTGGCGACCGCGGCGGATCTGGTGCTGCTCGACGAGCCCACCAACAATCTGGATCCCGACGCCGAGGCACGGCTGGTCGACCTGATCGTTCGGCCCGGAGACGGACGCGCGGTTCTGCTAGTCAGTCACGAACGGCGTTTTCTGGAATCCGCCTGTTCGCGGATCGTCGCGGTGAGCGCGGATCGCGAGTCCGGATGTTCGAGTTGA
- the modC gene encoding molybdenum ABC transporter ATP-binding protein, with the protein MDDIAARFKLDWPGFRLDVDLTLPGRGVTALFGHSGSGKTTLLRCIAGLERSRQGFLSFKGEVWQDAQTWLPTYRRPLGYVFQEASLFPHLTVLGNLRYGQKRIAADQRRSLDQAVELLGIGPLLERKPDRLSGGERQRVGIARALAVSPRVLLMDEPLAALDLKRKQEILPYLERLHDTLDIPVLYVSHSPDEVARLADHLVAMEGGRVLASGPLGETLARLDLPIRLGEDAGVVLDATVAERDEQWHLARVDFPGGSLWSRDQGQPIGRHVRVRVLARDVSLAARHQEHTSILNLLPGQVDAMADDEHPGLTLVRVRVGDSVLLARLTKRSAAALCVTSGQSLWVQIKSVALME; encoded by the coding sequence ATGGATGACATCGCGGCGCGCTTCAAGCTCGACTGGCCGGGTTTCCGGCTGGATGTCGACCTCACCCTGCCCGGTCGGGGCGTGACCGCGCTCTTCGGTCATTCGGGCTCGGGCAAGACCACCCTGCTGCGCTGTATCGCCGGACTGGAGCGGTCCCGGCAGGGCTTTCTGTCGTTCAAGGGCGAGGTCTGGCAGGACGCCCAAACCTGGTTGCCGACCTATCGGCGTCCGCTCGGCTATGTGTTTCAGGAGGCGAGTCTGTTCCCGCACCTGACGGTGCTCGGCAACCTGCGGTACGGCCAGAAGCGCATCGCGGCAGACCAGCGCAGGAGTCTCGATCAGGCCGTCGAGCTGCTCGGCATCGGTCCGCTGCTGGAGCGCAAGCCGGACCGGCTCTCCGGCGGCGAGCGTCAGCGCGTCGGCATCGCGCGCGCGCTGGCGGTCAGCCCGCGCGTCTTGCTCATGGACGAACCGCTAGCCGCGCTCGATCTCAAGCGCAAGCAGGAAATCCTGCCCTATCTGGAGCGTCTGCACGACACGCTGGACATCCCCGTGCTCTATGTCAGCCATTCGCCGGACGAGGTGGCGCGGCTGGCCGATCATCTGGTCGCGATGGAAGGCGGTCGGGTGCTCGCCAGCGGCCCGCTCGGCGAGACGCTTGCCCGGCTCGATCTGCCGATCCGACTCGGCGAGGACGCCGGCGTGGTGCTGGATGCGACCGTCGCCGAGCGCGACGAGCAATGGCATCTGGCGCGCGTGGACTTTCCTGGCGGCAGTCTGTGGAGTCGCGATCAGGGTCAACCCATCGGGCGACACGTCCGGGTACGGGTGCTGGCGCGCGATGTGAGTCTGGCCGCGCGGCATCAGGAACACACCAGCATCCTCAACCTGCTGCCGGGCCAGGTCGACGCCATGGCGGATGACGAACATCCCGGCCTGACGCTGGTGCGGGTGCGGGTCGGCGACTCGGTGCTGCTCGCCCGGCTGACGAAACGCTCGGCCGCCGCGCTCTGCGTGACGTCGGGACAGTCGCTGTGGGTTCAGATCAAGTCGGTGGCGCTGATGGAGTAA
- a CDS encoding metal ABC transporter solute-binding protein, Zn/Mn family: MRKFLLCLWLFMPLAQGSEPLRVFVSVLPQQTFVERIGGSHVVVESMVKPGFSPHTYEPTPSQIARLAGADLYVSIGVPFEDAWAERIRATNPRMRMLDAREGIPPRAMEAHDHDEGDAEDQGHAHEETETRRHDHETVRSTSAHADSEQDPHIWTSPILVKRMAVNLQQALADLDPTHASEYQENLAAFTADLDALDRDIRAELAGLTHRRFMVFHPAWGYFAEAYELEQIPIEKAGKEPGPRSLAALIDQARLASVRVIFVQPQFPLKSAEQVAKAIAGRVEVIDPLSPEYFENLRRVARVIAESEG; encoded by the coding sequence ATGCGTAAATTTCTGCTCTGTCTCTGGCTGTTCATGCCGCTGGCGCAAGGCTCGGAACCCTTGCGGGTGTTCGTCAGCGTCCTGCCGCAGCAAACCTTTGTCGAACGCATTGGCGGCAGCCATGTCGTCGTGGAATCCATGGTCAAGCCGGGGTTCAGTCCGCACACCTATGAACCGACGCCGAGCCAGATCGCCCGACTGGCCGGCGCGGATCTGTATGTGAGCATTGGCGTTCCTTTCGAGGACGCCTGGGCCGAGCGCATTCGCGCCACCAACCCGAGGATGCGGATGCTGGACGCCCGCGAGGGAATCCCCCCGCGTGCCATGGAAGCGCACGATCACGATGAGGGGGATGCCGAGGACCAGGGACACGCACATGAGGAAACTGAAACGCGCCGGCATGACCATGAAACGGTTCGGTCCACGTCAGCTCACGCCGACTCCGAACAGGATCCGCACATCTGGACCAGTCCGATCCTGGTCAAGCGGATGGCCGTGAATCTCCAGCAGGCACTCGCCGACCTGGATCCGACGCACGCCAGCGAGTACCAGGAGAACCTCGCGGCCTTCACCGCCGACCTCGATGCGCTCGACCGCGACATCCGCGCCGAGCTTGCCGGACTGACCCACCGCCGCTTCATGGTCTTCCATCCCGCCTGGGGCTATTTCGCCGAAGCCTACGAACTTGAGCAGATTCCCATCGAGAAGGCCGGCAAGGAACCGGGTCCGCGCAGCCTCGCCGCGCTGATCGATCAGGCCCGGCTCGCGTCGGTGCGGGTAATCTTCGTGCAACCGCAGTTTCCGCTCAAGTCGGCGGAACAGGTGGCCAAGGCCATCGCTGGCAGGGTGGAGGTCATCGATCCGCTGTCGCCGGAGTATTTCGAAAATCTGCGTCGAGTCGCCCGCGTGATCGCCGAGTCGGAAGGGTAA
- a CDS encoding recombination-associated protein RdgC: protein MFKNARFFRLDTPFALDAAELEARLGERRFRPCGPIETATLGWSSPLGEETAGLVHGVGGCLLMCARKQERLLPSAAVAEAVDERVSELESGEARDVGRAERRRLREQIVTEMLPRAFTRSRRTQLYIDTEAGWMVVDAASEKQAEEVVSLLRETLETLPAKLPDPNKTPSTVMTSWLLDGTAPPDFVAGDACELRDSDDSAGVVRCSGQDLASDEMLNHIRAGKRVTKLALEWDERLSFVLAEDLSLKRLRVGDALLEEMDDTDLEPAARLDAEFAILALQMRQLIERLDEVFGLLSTD from the coding sequence ATGTTCAAGAACGCACGCTTTTTCCGATTGGACACGCCCTTTGCCCTGGATGCCGCCGAGTTGGAGGCGCGTCTCGGCGAGCGCCGTTTCCGCCCCTGCGGCCCCATCGAAACGGCGACCCTGGGCTGGTCCTCCCCGCTCGGCGAAGAGACGGCGGGTCTGGTGCATGGCGTGGGCGGCTGTCTGCTGATGTGCGCCCGCAAACAGGAACGGCTGCTGCCGTCCGCGGCCGTCGCCGAAGCGGTCGACGAACGGGTCAGCGAATTGGAAAGCGGCGAGGCGCGCGATGTCGGCCGCGCCGAACGGCGGCGTCTGCGCGAACAGATCGTCACCGAGATGCTGCCGCGCGCCTTCACCCGCTCGCGCCGTACCCAGCTCTATATCGACACCGAGGCCGGCTGGATGGTGGTGGATGCCGCCAGCGAGAAACAGGCCGAGGAGGTCGTTTCGCTGCTGCGCGAAACCCTGGAAACCCTGCCCGCGAAGCTGCCCGATCCCAACAAGACGCCCTCGACGGTGATGACGAGCTGGCTGCTTGACGGCACCGCCCCGCCCGACTTTGTCGCTGGCGACGCCTGCGAGTTGCGCGATTCGGACGATTCCGCCGGGGTGGTGCGTTGCAGCGGCCAGGATCTCGCCAGCGACGAGATGCTGAATCACATTCGCGCGGGCAAGCGGGTGACCAAACTGGCGCTGGAATGGGACGAACGGCTGAGTTTCGTGCTGGCCGAGGATCTCTCGCTCAAGCGTCTGCGCGTCGGCGACGCGCTGCTGGAGGAGATGGACGACACCGATCTTGAACCGGCGGCGCGGCTGGATGCCGAATTCGCCATCCTGGCCCTGCAGATGCGGCAATTGATCGAGCGGCTGGATGAGGTGTTTGGACTGCTGTCGACCGACTGA
- a CDS encoding TonB-dependent receptor: MYRPLLATAATAALLVPLAAFPASDPEIAELRSMLDQMKSQYERRIQDLESRLAKAERQSADAARAQPVAQIPAESLPMTAPPVGLAAVAPARQAASGLGALTSGSAFNPQLSVILDGNYYHDGIDGEGAALVGQAFQPSGGGHVHTHEDASDHGHSHGSTVNGFNFREAELAFSATVDPYFDAAAYIAIDGDGNVHLEEGWFQTRGLPYGLRAKGGKFQSDFGYINKQHPHQWDFVDQNLAYLNLLGDHGIQDTGLQLTWLPDLPLYTLLGIEALQGNQEVFGATLDEAEQVELNLGDSRDGPRLWTAFAKIAPDLGQNHALQLGLSYAHATQHQEVQTHTHAHAGEEEGVEVHENGLAGDADLWGVDLVYKYDGAGADGQGDFKFQTEYLRSIKNLSIRSSPHPEAIGSAREFTTDGLYAQAVYGFAPKWKAGLRYDVLGLTNEIGGGKQADYGSSDRWTLNVTWSLSEFSQLRAQYATNDILVAENARERFDAFYLQFLMSLGSHGAHAF, from the coding sequence ATGTACAGACCACTGCTGGCCACGGCCGCGACAGCGGCCTTGCTCGTGCCTCTCGCCGCCTTTCCGGCCAGCGATCCCGAGATCGCCGAACTGCGGTCCATGCTCGATCAGATGAAGTCCCAGTACGAGCGGCGTATCCAGGATCTGGAGAGCCGGCTCGCCAAGGCCGAGCGGCAATCCGCGGACGCGGCTCGCGCGCAGCCGGTCGCTCAGATCCCGGCCGAGTCCCTGCCGATGACCGCGCCACCCGTCGGCCTGGCCGCCGTCGCTCCCGCCAGGCAAGCCGCGAGCGGTTTGGGCGCGCTCACCTCCGGCAGTGCCTTCAATCCGCAACTCTCGGTGATCCTCGACGGCAATTATTATCACGACGGCATCGACGGCGAAGGCGCGGCCCTGGTCGGTCAGGCCTTTCAGCCTTCCGGCGGCGGTCATGTCCACACGCACGAGGACGCATCCGACCACGGTCACAGTCACGGCTCCACCGTCAACGGCTTCAACTTCCGCGAGGCCGAATTGGCCTTCTCGGCGACGGTCGACCCCTATTTCGATGCCGCCGCTTACATCGCCATCGACGGGGACGGCAATGTCCATCTGGAAGAGGGCTGGTTTCAGACGCGCGGTCTGCCCTACGGTCTGCGCGCCAAGGGCGGCAAGTTTCAGAGCGATTTCGGCTATATCAACAAGCAGCACCCGCATCAGTGGGATTTCGTCGATCAGAATCTGGCCTATCTGAACCTGCTCGGCGACCACGGCATCCAGGACACGGGCCTTCAGCTCACCTGGTTGCCGGATCTGCCGCTCTATACGCTCCTGGGCATCGAGGCGTTGCAGGGCAATCAGGAGGTCTTCGGCGCCACGCTCGACGAGGCGGAACAGGTCGAGCTGAATCTCGGCGACAGCCGGGACGGTCCCCGACTCTGGACGGCTTTTGCCAAGATCGCCCCGGATCTGGGCCAGAATCACGCGCTTCAGTTGGGTCTTTCCTATGCGCACGCGACCCAACATCAGGAGGTGCAGACGCACACGCATGCCCACGCGGGCGAGGAGGAGGGCGTCGAGGTGCATGAGAACGGACTGGCCGGCGACGCCGATCTCTGGGGTGTCGATCTCGTCTATAAATACGACGGCGCAGGCGCCGACGGTCAGGGCGATTTCAAATTCCAGACCGAGTATCTGCGTTCGATCAAGAATCTGAGCATCCGCTCCAGCCCCCATCCCGAGGCGATCGGCTCCGCGCGCGAGTTCACGACCGATGGTCTCTATGCGCAGGCGGTGTATGGCTTCGCGCCGAAGTGGAAGGCGGGTCTGCGCTACGACGTGCTCGGTCTGACCAACGAGATCGGCGGCGGCAAGCAGGCCGACTACGGTTCGTCCGATCGCTGGACACTCAATGTCACCTGGAGCCTGTCCGAGTTCTCGCAACTGCGCGCGCAGTACGCCACGAACGACATCCTGGTCGCGGAGAACGCGCGCGAGCGTTTCGACGCCTTTTATCTTCAGTTCCTGATGAGTTTGGGCAGCCATGGGGCGCATGCGTTTTAA
- a CDS encoding metal ABC transporter substrate-binding protein, with protein sequence MMLKRLSLALIGLLIAGAVQAAPLKIVATSTSMGALVREVAGTRAELTVLASPDRDLHQLQAKPSMMRTLRGADLVVAIGAELEVGWLPVAIGSAANPRIQPGQPGYFEAAAQVDLLDVGGPADRALGDVHPVGNPHLDLDPVRMATVAGALAERLGQLDPTGADAYRRAAAAFAERVGQRVEQWRTRLDGAPGVVLYHRDAIYLLQRFGVPLLGTIEAVPGVPPTGRQIADLVATLKGRDGVILFAPYQSPQAPLKLAGDLGWRAERLSLEPPLDADGDGYLNHIGRWVDAIASAR encoded by the coding sequence ATGATGTTGAAACGATTGAGTCTTGCCCTGATCGGCCTGTTGATCGCGGGCGCGGTCCAGGCCGCGCCGCTGAAGATCGTCGCGACCAGCACCAGCATGGGCGCGCTGGTGCGCGAGGTCGCCGGCACCCGGGCCGAACTGACCGTGCTAGCCTCGCCGGACCGCGATTTGCATCAACTTCAGGCCAAACCGAGCATGATGCGCACCCTGCGCGGGGCCGATCTGGTGGTCGCCATCGGCGCGGAACTGGAGGTCGGCTGGCTGCCGGTGGCCATCGGCAGCGCCGCCAATCCACGGATTCAGCCGGGCCAGCCGGGGTATTTCGAGGCCGCCGCCCAGGTCGATCTGCTGGATGTCGGCGGGCCGGCCGACCGCGCGCTTGGCGATGTGCATCCGGTCGGCAATCCGCATCTCGACCTCGATCCGGTGCGCATGGCGACCGTGGCCGGCGCATTGGCCGAACGACTGGGCCAACTCGATCCGACGGGAGCGGACGCCTATCGCCGCGCGGCGGCTGCCTTCGCCGAGCGGGTCGGGCAGCGGGTCGAACAATGGCGGACCCGGTTGGACGGCGCGCCGGGCGTCGTGCTCTATCACCGCGACGCCATCTATCTGTTGCAGCGTTTCGGCGTGCCCCTGCTGGGCACTATCGAGGCCGTGCCGGGCGTGCCGCCGACCGGACGCCAGATCGCCGATCTGGTCGCGACGCTCAAGGGACGCGACGGCGTCATCCTCTTCGCGCCCTATCAATCGCCCCAGGCTCCCCTGAAACTCGCCGGCGATCTCGGGTGGCGCGCCGAACGTCTGAGCCTGGAACCGCCGCTGGACGCCGACGGCGACGGCTATCTGAACCACATCGGCCGCTGGGTCGATGCCATCGCGAGCGCGCGGTGA
- a CDS encoding metal ABC transporter permease, translating to MFELIPDLALDPLFRLPFVTGLLLAGLLPVLGALLTLRQEWLAALGLAHLAAASALVGLAAGLPAVVGGILGALGAGAVKTLLRACGNAAYAFMILIGWSAMLLVAANSAVGDSLGHALIDGQLYFAGTTELLLSALLVASAIRLLPWLMPLILRATFFPRFETANRQPAWHWRLGLDLLTAASLAVGTATLGLMGTFALIFVPAWIAFRIAPSWRWTLILAVLIGGFAYLAAFLTALALDQPFGPVLVALLVAGAGLAALSGAGTASAT from the coding sequence ATGTTCGAGTTGATCCCCGACCTCGCGCTCGACCCGCTGTTCCGTCTGCCGTTCGTGACCGGGCTGTTGCTGGCCGGTCTGCTGCCGGTGCTCGGGGCCTTGCTGACGTTGCGTCAGGAATGGCTCGCCGCGCTCGGGCTCGCCCATCTGGCCGCCGCGAGCGCACTGGTCGGACTGGCGGCGGGTCTCCCGGCGGTCGTTGGCGGGATCCTGGGCGCGCTGGGTGCAGGCGCGGTCAAGACCCTGCTGCGCGCCTGCGGCAATGCGGCCTACGCCTTCATGATTCTGATCGGCTGGTCGGCGATGCTGCTAGTCGCGGCCAACTCGGCGGTCGGCGACAGCCTCGGCCACGCGCTGATCGACGGACAGCTCTATTTCGCCGGCACGACCGAACTCCTGCTGTCCGCGTTGCTGGTCGCGAGCGCCATCCGCCTCCTGCCCTGGCTGATGCCGCTGATCCTGCGGGCCACCTTTTTCCCGCGTTTCGAGACGGCCAACCGACAACCGGCCTGGCACTGGCGGTTGGGTCTGGATCTGCTGACCGCCGCCAGTCTCGCGGTCGGCACCGCCACCCTGGGCCTGATGGGAACCTTCGCGCTGATCTTTGTCCCGGCCTGGATCGCGTTCCGCATTGCCCCCAGTTGGCGCTGGACCCTGATCCTCGCGGTCCTGATCGGCGGCTTCGCCTATCTCGCGGCCTTCCTGACCGCGCTGGCGCTGGATCAGCCCTTCGGCCCCGTGCTTGTCGCCCTGCTGGTCGCCGGTGCTGGCCTGGCGGCGCTCAGTGGGGCCGGAACGGCGAGCGCGACTTGA